Genomic DNA from Patescibacteria group bacterium:
CATCTCAAAAATACGCCCTGCGAAGAGGGTCGAAAAGTTGAGATCCCGTCCATCTCGGCCTTTGACCATGCGTTCATGGTCTACTGGAACGCGATAGAACAGCGGCACAAGCAAACGTGCAAACCCTGTAAAGAAATACAGGCCTGTTTCTTTGGCGATACGATCCAGAAACTGCGGCCAGATCCCGTCACCGGAGTATCCGTTTACTTCCACGAATATCTCCTCGCCAACGGCCAGTTCGACCTCGTCACCGGCCACGGCACGGTTCTCCTCGAAGCCCTGCGTTGAAAGACGTGGGGCTATTCTTTTCTCGGCAAAAAGAAAATCCCCGATTTCTCGGAGATGTTCTTGGTGCGCCGGGTGGGGATCGAACCCACGACCATAGGCTTAAAAGGCCTGTGCTCTACCACTGAGCTACCAGCGCATAGCTTGTAACGGCGGGAATCGTACACGAAAATCCCCTATTTGGCAACTACGCAATCATGCAGGGATTGCGGATTATCTCGTAATCTGCTATCATTATCCGTTCCTTTCACGGAGGTGACTCTTGGCAAAAGTGTTGTTCATTCCGAGTTGCGAAGTGGCGGCCATCGACACCCTCGAGGGCACGGAGACGGAAATCCGCTTGAAAGCGGGGCTCGAAGAGTGGAAAAAGGGAGCGTTCGACGTCATCGCCGTGGCTGGCGGGGTGTACCTACCGCCGGAGCTGCAGACGCGACCGTCGGGAACCCTCATGAAGGAGTGGCTCCTCACGCGCGGACTCACGGAGCACCAGGTGGTGGCCGAGACGAACTCTCGGGACACGTACGAGAACATCTCCGGCGTGGTCTCTGCACTCTGGGGACGGCCGATCGAACGAATCGCCGTCATCACGCAGTGGCAGCACGCGTTGCGGTTCTGGGTGACCTTCCGACGCGCCCACGGCGTGAAGGCGGAGATCATCCCGTTGTGGTACTCCCCCGGGCTGAGTCGGTTCCTCAAAGAGTGGCTGTTCCTGCTCATTCACGTGTTCGATGCCACAGGAACAAGTCCGCTCGTCATGAAGAACAAACAGAACTGCACGTTCCCCAAGCCGGCGACCAGCTGACAGGAACATCTCGCGACAACCCCGCACCAAGTGCGGGGTATTTTTTTGACAAAACACCTCTTTTTTGCTAATATTTCTGGTCGATTCTCCTTTCAATGTAGAGGAGTTCGATCACCTTTAGGGAATAATAATCCCAATGTGGATTTTATTTCTGAGTGGCAGACTTCTCAAGGGAATGTCTACAGACCTGGGTACGGAGGCAAAAAAAACGCTCGCAGCCGGAAACGGTAGCGAGCCACGTCGTTCACGAACGACGTAGCGGGTCAACCCAAGTTCGGAGAGTTTCATGGGCAAGCAAGTCATCATCCGGCGTCGCGGAACCGCGGCCTACGAGAGGGCGGTCGGTGTGTACGTGCAAGAAGGACAAGTGTTCGGCGACACCAAGTACATCGACCCGCAGGCAGAAATATTAAAAGCCACTGGCAGGCTCCTCGATCGGGGCATGTGCATCCTGGACTTTGCGAGCGGCATCAAGGCGTCAGGCTGCGTGGTCTGGATCGACGAACGGCGAAAGGGCCGTCTCTACTCGTTCAAGGCGTTCATTGACTACTCCCCAACCGGCTTTTACTCGGACTACTACATGTTCGGACTGCTGTGGGGACGAGGTCAATGGAACCTCCTTAAGGACGGTTTCGCCCGCGACGTACCGCTCCGCGATCAGACCTACACATTGGGGACGCTCGTGGACGCTGGCATCATCCGCGTGTGACAACTCGAACATCCCGATCGGACATCCGGTCGGGACTTTACTTTCTTACCACATTTTGCTATCGTTCTCTGTTCCTTCATGGAGGTTACATGCCAGATGTTTTGCCATTCACTCAGAATCGCGCACGAAGGTTGATCGTTCCCGATACAAGGTCGAGCGAATGCATCGCCCTGCCTCCACCGACCCACTCGAGTCCCCCAGAAGAGAGGAAGATCGCTTACCGTACGTCCGAAACGATGCGTCTGCAGATCCTCCGGGATCACAAGTTCGTGGAAGACGTTCAGGCCTTGCTCACCGGCGAACGGTGGCTTCTCGAGCCAACGTCAACCGCTATCTTCAACCACCATCACAAGTACCAGATCGATGCCAAACCACAACGACAGTCGTGGCGAAAACGTGGTGACATGAAGTCGAGCGATGCGGGGCGTTACTGTGTGGGTTGCCGGTGGCAAGTAGCGGATCATCTGGCTCCCCATCTGCTTGCTATCGTTCCCTCCATCTCCCGCAAGCGAGCCGAGGCGTTCATCAACCACGGCCACACGATCGTTGAGCGACGGGGCCAATACTCAACTCGCCGCTAAAACCATCAGTTCCCGTCAGGCCCTGCACCACGTGCGGGGTTCTTTTTTTAGTACCTTCCGCACTGAACTTCGTTGCCGTTGGAAATTATTTCGGCAAAGGGACCCGTCGATAAACTGATGCGGAAGAAACGGCTTGAAAGTTTAAAATCTATGCCAGTCGGTGTGTCTGTCCAGTAGGTCACGATCCTGCCCGTGCGGGCGTCTACAATGGCGAAGCCTTCATGTTTCTGAGCGTCGTCAGACGGCATGCCCCAGCGAGACACCACGTAAGCGCCGGCGAAGTTTACCCCGCGAGCGACGTCTTTGGTGATGGCGGTGCGATACCTTGCGGCGTCAGGCCATGTCGAGAAATCCGGCCGGTGCGGGCGGCCTTTGTAGAATTCTGTGGCGGGATAGTCAGCAAACTCGCCTTGCACGCCGTAGCCGCACTCGGGAGCGGGATCGGTGGCGGGAGCAGTCGAGTAGTCGGAGGGAGTGACGAGAGGAACGGGAGAGGGCGTAGGTGGGCGTGTGTCTTGTGTCTCAAAAACAACGAGTTTGCCACCGGGAAAGACGCAAGTAGGTTTTTGAGCATTCCATAGCCACTCCCCGCCCTGCTCTTCGCAGGATGACCGATAGGAGGCCGAGGTTGGTTCGCCGCCGGTGAAAAATTTAAAAAGAAGAACGAAAGCAATGAGGCCGAAAAAGACGGTCGGCGACAAAAGTTTAACCCAATGTTTGTCCGGCATTTCCCAGGTCATGGATACACTCTACCGCCGACACAAGTTTTTCGTCGAGTTCAAACGCGAACAACTTTCCTGCAGCTTCCGACAGATCCGCTCGCTTCAGGTCATCGTGCGAAAGTTTTTGGATTACTTGAAGAAGGTTTTGCGGAGTTGCGCCTGGAGACAAGACGAAACAGGCGCCGCGAGATTCGACAGCCTGCGCGTTTTGTTCTTGATGCGAACCAGCGATTGGAATCAAGATGGTCGGTTTCTTGAGTGCAGCTACTTCCATGATGGTTCCCATGCCCGCACGGGCGACGACGACATCCGCAAGTGCATACGCATCAGCCAGCGACTCGCCCAAAAACTCAACGGCTTTATAACCGTCGCCGATCTTTTCCAGAGCTGGCAGCATCTTGCCCTTCCCCGTTAAGTGAATAACATTCGCGGATTTCACGAGCTCAGGACCAATGGTCACAAACATGTCGTTCATGCTAGCCGCGCCAGTACCGCCGCCAATAATAAGGACTGTTGGCAATGGCCGATGAAGCCCAAATCTTTCGCGAGCCAGATGCGCTTCGCCGAGCAACATGGACTTCCTAACGGACCCACCAGCCACCTCGGTCTTCCCTTTTGGAAAGACTGAAAGATTTTCTGGCCAAGTGACGAAAATCTTTTTCGCAATTTTTGCCATCAGTTTGTTGGCAATGCCCGGCGTCACATCAAGCTGCTCGATTACCACGGGGATTCCAAGAACCTTCGCCATGAATGCGACAGGCACACTCACGTAGGCGCCCGCGCTTACAACAGTCAACGGCTCGATATCCTGGAGCATCGAGTATGCCTTGATCGAACTCACAATAAATTGCGGAATAATAAACGGCAGCGTCCAAAGTCTAGTACGGTCCAACTTGGGCGCCGAGAGCACTCTAAACTCGTAGCCGTCACGCTCGACCAGTTCTCGCTCGGGTCCCTCCGGCGTACCGATCCAAACAATTTTCACCTCCGGATTTCTGTCACGCAAAAGCCGCGCCGCTGACAAAAGCGGAGTGACCGGACCAAGCGTACCTCCACCGGTGAATAAAACGGTTTTCATACCTCTTTCATCTCCTTCGAAATATTCAGGAGTATCCCCGCTGCCGTTAAGCATACCGCAAGTGACGTTCCGCCGTAGCTGACAAACGGGAGCGGTACACCGGTGATGGGCAGAACGCCAACCATGGCGCCAATATTCACGAACGCTTGAATACCGATCCAGGCCACAATCCCGACAGCGAGGTATCGGCCAAAAGCATCAGGCGCCTTATCAGCGATCGTCAGGCCTCGCCAAAGAAAGGCGACGTAGAGGACCAGAAAAGCCAAGATAAGAATAAAGCCCAGTTCCTCACCGGCCACGGCAAAAATGCTGTCGCCTTCTACTTCTGGCAAATACTGAAACTTCTGCACACTATGCCCGTAGCCTCGGCCAAAGATTCCACCGGAACCAATGGCGAGCAAGGCTTGGTTAATATGATAGCCAACCCCCTGCGGGTCGAGCTCTGGATGCAGGAAGGTCATGAACCGGGCGGCTCGATAGGGTGAAAACCTTATCAAAAGCCAAAATAAACCGGCGCCAAGTCCGCCAAAGATAAAAAAATATCTGAGCGGCGCCCCCGCCACAAAATAAACGGCCAGCGACATCGCAACAATAATGGCCATTGATCCGGTATCGGGCTCGAGAATTAAGAGGCCCATCACAATGCCAAGGATGGTCATGAACGGAATCAGTCCGGTATTTATGTTGTGCAAATCGTCCTTTGATCGTTTCTCCATCCATGCCGCAAGGTAGATCAAGAAAGTAAGTTTAACGATCTCAGACGGCTGAATGGAAAAACTGCCAAGTGTAATCCAACTCTTAGATGAACCAAAGTCAGCCTGCAATCCGGGAACGAACACCAAGACAAGAAGACCAATCGAAACGAGCAACATGAGAAACGCATAATCTCGGTAAAACGAGTACGGAATCCGGGAAGCGATAACAGCGCCAATGACACCCGGAATGAGACCGAAGATCACCTGGTGCTTCAAAAAATAGTAGCCGTCGTGAAACTTATCAAAGCCAAGCGGCCAGGACGCAGATGCCAACATCGCCAGGCCGAAGAGCACGAGACCGGAAAGCAGGACCAAGAGTGTTCGGTCCGACATAGCTAAGAAAAGAAACTTGGATCAAGAAGGGCAAGGATCAGGCCAATTCCGGCGCCGATCCACGAAATTACCCAAAAGCGCATGACCACTTTTGGCTCTGGCCAGCCCTTGGCCTCAAAGTGATGATGAATAGGCGCGATCAAAAATACTTTCTTCTGCAAAAGTTTCATTTTGACGAGTTTCTTCGAGGCGATCTGAATCAAGGTGGTGAGCGCTTCGACTACAAACACGATACCGATGATCGGCAAAAGGGCTACCGTGTTTGTCAGCATCGCCACCACTCCGAGCGTGACCCCAAGACTCATTGCCCCTGTATCCCCCATAATAAAACGCGCCGGATAGATGTTGAACCAGAGGAAGGCAAGCGTCGCGCCAACAATGACTCCGCACAGGGCGGCCAGTTCAAATTTACCCTCGAGCAAAGCAATAATGGCGTAGGCGGCAAAGGCCGAGGCGAGCGTTCCACCAGCCAGTCCGTCAAGCCCATCAGTCTGATTAACGGAGAACGAAGTAGCGACAATGACGAGGATAAAAAGGAGAATGTACCAAGGTCCAATGGAAATATCGCCGGCAAAAGGAATGTGGAGCGCGTCAAAACCAAGTTTAAAATAAAACCACCACGCGCCGATAGCCGCAATAATAGTGTAGAGGACTATTCGCTCGCGGAAACGAATTCCGCCACCGTCAGGACCGATCTTCAAGATATTAAATAGGTCGTCGACTATACCCACCAAACCAGCGGCCACGAGCACGGCGAGCGGGAGCCAAGTCTGTGAGCGCGTCAGAAAACTTAACGGAGCAAGAGGGCTGCTGGGAAATAACCCGGCGATCAAGGCAAAAAATAAGGCCAAAAACAGCGCCGTACCCCACATGAGAGTTCCGCCCATAGTGGGCACGCCAGCTTTCTTTTTGTGCAGCTCCGCAAACATGGGCGCCTTCACCGCGCTCCGAATACTTTTGCCTAAGCGGTACTTATACAAAAAGTGCGTTAAAGCCGGCGTCCAGGCTATAGCCACGACAAAAGCTAAAGTAGAGAGGAGGAGTATTTTGCCAATCGCGAAGGGATCAACCATACGAGATGTTCAAGAGGATAATGAAGATGGTAGCCACAAAGAGAATCGATTCTATAAACAAAGTGGCTCCGGCCGCCATATATGAAAGTGCCCGCTCGCCCTTCATGAAATAACGAATCAGTCCCATATTGAGTAACAGCATAACCAATCCAATCGTTGGCACAGTATAAATTCTCCACCATTCGCCGATGGTGTCTACGCCAAAATGAATATTGTAGTGAAGCGGAACCGCTGTTTGGCCGTAAACCATGGGCAACACCCGCCAAGAAATAAGAGCGATCTCCGTCAGGATCAACAACACACAAATGATAGGCACGAAACGAAAAAAACCGACGCTCCAGAGCCGTTGATCACTGCCTTCGTGCAAGGTAAATAATGAGCGCATGTGCTAAGCAACCTGAACCACTTCTTTAATTTGAGGCACCGTTTCATGCAACATGACCGCCACCCCGTCTTGAAGCGTAACGGCCTGGAGCATACAAGAAGAACACATACCCGTAAAACGAACCTTCACCACTCCCGAAGCTTCGTCACAATCCACTAATTCTATGCCCCCGGCATGGATTTTAAGGGCTTCTGACACCCCCAAAAGGGCCTTTTCAACAGCTTCACGCATAGCATTTTCATTATACACCTCTAATCCTTGACTAATTATACGGTTTCGCGTAATCTTCCGCCATTCGTATTTACTTTCTATGGCACATAAACTTGCCCAAGGTTCTACAAGAAACGGCCGAGATTCGCAACCCAAGCAGCTTGGCGTTAAGCGTTCTGATGGCACCACCGTCAAAACCGGCGAAATTTTGATCCGCCAGCGCGGTACCAAAATCCACCCTGGAAAGAACGTGAAAGTCGGTACCGACTTCACTATCTACGCCATGAAGGACGGCGTAGTAAAGTTCATGAAGAAGCAATCCCCGAACTTCGTGGGTGCGCTCAAACTCCGCACTTACGTGTCCGTTGTCTAAATACTCCAAACCCAAAAACGAGCCCGAAAGGGCTCGTTTTTGTATCGCGGGCGGGAATAATACTGTCGCGATGAGGCTGCTTAGTCGGTAATCCGACGACAGCCGAAGAGCAACAGTATTATTCCCGCCCAGTAAGGAGAGCCACAAAGAGCGGGTGTGGAGCTAGCGGCCGGCTTTGGAACTCGGGGTGAAACTGCACGCCTACAAAGAACGGATGCTCTTTGTGCTCGATCATTTCTACGAGTGAGCCGTCGGGCGAGGTGCCGGCAATTATCAAACCAGCCTGTTCAAGCTCGACGCGAAAAGTATTGTTGAACTCATAGCGGTGACGGTGTCGCTCTGAGATCGTCGTGCGCCCGTAAGCATCGATTGACTTCGTGCCAGGTGCTAAGAGACAGTCATAGGAACCGAGGCGGAGCGTTCCGCCGTACTTACCCTTCTCCACATTCTCGTCCTGTCCCGGAAGAAAATCAATCACCGGATGACTAGTCAATTTGTCGATCTCGGTCGTGTTCGCATCAGCCCAACCGAGCACGTTCCGGGCGTATTCGATAACCGCCAATTGCATGCCGTAACACAGACCGAGGTACGGAATCTTGTTCTTGCGGGCGAACTCGATGACTTTTATTTTCCCCTCGATGCCACGCGAACCGAACCCGCCAGGGACGACGATCGCCTGGAGATCTCTAAGCGATTCTAACTTGTCCGGATTCTGATCAAACTCTTCAGCATTCAACCACTCGATCACCGGTTTAACGCCAACAGCCGCGCCAGCATGCTTGATCGCTTCAAGCACCGAGAGATACACGTCCGATAACACAAAGTCGCCGGTAGAAAAATACTTGCCAACCACGCCCACGCGGATTTCCTTTTGCGCCGATCGAATCTTAGCCGTGAAGGCGTTCCATTCCTCCAGCTTGTTGCCGTGTGGCATAAGGCCAAAGCTGTGCAGAATCTTCATGGCGAATTCCTGACCTTCAAAGATATCGGGAATGTCGTAAATGCTTTTTACGTCCGGAGCGGAGATAATATGCTCGGCCGGAACAGCACAAAACTGCGCGATCTTTTCCTTACGAGGCTTATCGATCGGCATTTCTGAGCGACCAACAATAAAGTTTGGAAGAATTCCCGTACCGTTTAACTCGCGTACGGCGTACTGAGTAGGCTTCGTCTTCATCTCACCAATTGATCTCGGCACCGGCAAATAACTAACGAGTACAAACTGCACGCGGTCGCGTCCGAGCTCGCCCTGCATCATGCGGGCAGCTTCAAGGAACAAAATGTTCTGGTACTCGCCGACCGTCCCGCCGACCTCGATAATCGTAATATCGGCCTGTGCATTTTCTGCTGCAGCTTTGATTCGTCGGATGATCTCCTCGGGAACATGTGGAACTACCTCCACACACTTCCCGCCGTACTCTAGATTCCGCTCGCGGGCGATGACCGATTGGTAGACTCGACCCGTCGTCATGTAGTTGAGACGAGTAATGTCTTCGTTTAAAAAGCGTTCGTAGGTTCCAATATCTTGATCGGTCTCGTCGCCGTCGATGGTTACAAAAACTTCACCATGTTCCAAAGGATTCATCGTTCCCGCGTCTACGTTTACGTAAGGATCGATCTTCATCATCGTAATTTTGTACCCTTTAGCCTTAAGTGTAAGGGCCAAAGCCGCACTCGATGTCCCCTTGCCCACACCACTCATGACTCCGCCCACAATAAACAAGTAGGAATGTTGCATAAAAAGAAGAGCCGACCATTAGGCCGGCTCTAGGGTAACCTTTATTTGTGCTTCGAAGCCAGAGGAGAACTCCACAGGGACATCTGAAGTTGTAAAGTTGTTGAGTTGTAAAGTTTTAATAGCGTCCTTAGGCACAGTGTAGCCGAGTTCCTTCAGCCCCTTTCTGATCTCGGTGGCAGTGACTGCGGACTTTGGTTTGCCTTTGACCGACTTCACCGGGATGACAACCTCGAGACCGTCAATCTCGGCTGCCAGTTTCTCTTCTGCCAGTTCAGCCTTTGTTGGCTCTTGGCTCTTGATCTCCTTTAGTGTCTTCTCTCCGCCCTCGACAGCAAGGTGCTGAGGAAACAAAAAATGCGTAGCGTACCCTTCCGGGACTTCTACACTTTGGCCTTCGGCGCCAAGCGACGCGACGTTTTCCAAGAGGGTGACGAGCATAGGCGTAATGCCTTCTTGATTATACCAAGCATATCCTTGTAGCTCGAACGTTTAAGCAGTTCATCGGCCGGGACCCAGGCTACGTCCTTAATGGTCTCCCCCTGTTCCTGCGGCGCTGGTTTTATCAGGATGGCGTCCGGATGGGCTTCGAACAAGAAATAGTGGATGTACTTATGGATCAGGCTGCCCTTATGGACGAAGCGATCGCGGAACCAGATGTCGATCGTGTCGAGTCTGGCGATGGTTCTGAGGCGCGTGAGTCCCATCTCTTCACGAATCTCGCGCACGGCCGCTTCCCGGTAGCGCTCGTCCAGCTTCACATGGCCTTTGGGGAACGCCCATTTGCCGTAACTATCCACGACCATCGCAAAGACCACGCCGGTTTTTGTGCGCTTGAAAACTAAGCCTCCAGCGGAGACTTCCGTGCGGTGCTTGCCTCCTCCTGGCTTATTTCTTGAGGAGATCGATCGCCTTTTGAAGTTGGGGGTCTCGGTTTGCATGTAAGTCTTCTACCGTAAATGGGACAACCGTGTCAGGCATGATGCCTTCTTTATCAATCGACCGGCCAAGCGGAGTCAACCAGCGAGCCACGGTAATCTTCACCGCGCTGCCATCTGGCAAATCATGATATTCCTGAACCGAACCTTTACCGAATGTTTTCTCGCCGACCAAACCTGCAAAGTGATAATCCTGTAAGGCACCGGACAAAATTTCCGAAGCCGAGGCCGAACCGCCGTTCACAAGCACCATGGTTGGCATCTTCGAGAGAAGATTGTTTCCGCGGGCAATTGTCTCGGTACGCTTGCCGCGCACTTCTTCCATGACCGCGGTTTTACCATCCATCCAATAACCGGCCAGATTAATTGCCGAATCGAGCAGACCACCTGGATCATTCCGCAGGTCCACAACCAAGCCCTGGGCATTTTTCTTCATGATGTCCGTTACGGCGTCAGCAAACAATTTAGTTGTGTCTTCGTTAAAGATCGTCACGGTAATCACCGCGATGCCATCATCACGCATTTTCCACGTTACACTCTTCACGGAGATTTCATCGCGAGTAATCTCCACTGTCTTTGGCGTCTTTGCGCCTTTAGAAAGAATCACGAGCTTCACTGACGTGCCCTTTTCACCGCGAATCTTTTTCACTGCCTCATCAACACTCATGCCGGTAGTATCGACCGTATCAATCGCCAAAATATGATCCTCAGCCAAGATGCCGGCTTTATCAGCCGGCGTCCCCGGCAGTGGGGCGATCACGGTAATAAAACCGTCTTTATCAAGGCCGATCTGAGCGCCGATACCAAAAAACGTACCGTCCAGTTCGTCATTAAACGCTTGCGCGCTCTCCGGATCAAAAAATGTAGAGTAGTGGTCCTGCAAACCAAACACCATACCATCGAGCGCACCGTAAAAGAGATCTTTATCTGAAACTGGCTGGTCAACGTACTGTGATTTAGCTAACTTCCAAACATCCCAAAACATATTAAAGTCCACGTCCTTCAGGGCGAAAGGCGGGAGTGCGCCCATGTTAGAGATGGTATCGGAGCTTGGAGCAGCCCCGCTGACAGACGGCACTCGGCCGGCAATAAAGCCCCCAGAGAAAACCGCCGCGGACCCGACTACCAAAATAAGTGCCTTAAAAGAATGGGGCAAAGAAGAGGGAGACATTCTCATAGATTTCTAAGCCATGCTACCATACTGATATGCGTAAAACAACCCGCCAAATCCTCTTTTTCTTCTTTGCTGGGGCTTTCTTAGTATCTGCACCGCTCGTGGTGCTCTACACCGCTGGCTACCGGTTAAGTTTGAACAACTACCGCGTGCTGGAAACGGGCGCGATTGCCACCAGCACCAGTCCACGGGGAGCAACTGTGTTGGTTGACGCCAAAAAAGAATCGGCCAAAACCCCAGCCGTGATTCAGAATATTTTACCGCATGACACGCGCGTCAGGTTTGAACGCGCCGGCTATATTCCCTGGGAACAAACCGTACCGGTCAGCGCCGGCCGAACCACCTACGTTTCGGCGGTGCTCTTTGCAGACACTGAGCCAGAAAAGTTTATGGCGTTTGGCACAGGCTCGGTCTTTGCCCATTCAACCAACGGCCGATATCTCTTGATCCTAAATCCAGACATGGATGGCACAAACGTGACCCTCTACGATAATTTGACTCGTTTTGCCAAAACGCTGTCCAAGTTGCCACACGCCACGACTCCTTACAGCGCAGCCTACGGGGAAAGCGAAAATCTTTTTGTCGTCTCAGCCGGTGGTACGCCGGTCATCGGCTTCACCGTTAACGGCGAACGAGTGGACGGCAACGCGATTCCCCGGACCGGTACAAATGCTCCGGTCACGCTTGTGGACAACGGGGAGAATGTAGAAGTCCGCCCGGCTCGGAGTAATACGCAAACTGTCCTAGCGCTTCTACCGAAGGGGGCGTACTCGACCGTTGCCTTTGATGATGAATTTGTGGTTTTGAAAGATGAGCGTCGGGTCCTAACTGTTGTTTCGCTGGCTGGAAATAATGCCATCTCTCTAGACTCCCCCGCCGTCACGCTCAGCTGGTTGCCTGATTTTCATCTCCTAGCCTGGTCTGATGGCGTTGAAGTCAACAGCTATGACGCCACCACCGGTGAGCGGACATTCTTCACCCGCCAAAGCGATCTCATCACCTCGCTTGCTTGGCATCCAAGCGGTTCGGCAGTCCTAGTCGGCACCTCGACGCACATCACAGCCATAGACAAAGAGGCCTTCAATAACCGTGTTTCAACCTTACTCTTGGACTCAAAATCTGCTCTCCTTGATATGTGGCTCGATAAAGCCGGCAAAAACCTCTACATCATTAGGAATAGAGATGGATTCCCTACTCTTGAACGAAGAAGGCTGGTGCAGTAAGGTGGGAGGAGAAGTTTATGACCGATGTAACAGTGGTATTTGTAAACTATAAAATGAAGGATGATATCCTCCGCGCGGCCGCGGCGGTCCTTTCTGACCTGGATGATTCTTCACTATCGGCTGAAGTGGTGGTGGTCGATAACTCACAAAACGCGGACGGCATCCGT
This window encodes:
- a CDS encoding PEGA domain-containing protein, with amino-acid sequence MRKTTRQILFFFFAGAFLVSAPLVVLYTAGYRLSLNNYRVLETGAIATSTSPRGATVLVDAKKESAKTPAVIQNILPHDTRVRFERAGYIPWEQTVPVSAGRTTYVSAVLFADTEPEKFMAFGTGSVFAHSTNGRYLLILNPDMDGTNVTLYDNLTRFAKTLSKLPHATTPYSAAYGESENLFVVSAGGTPVIGFTVNGERVDGNAIPRTGTNAPVTLVDNGENVEVRPARSNTQTVLALLPKGAYSTVAFDDEFVVLKDERRVLTVVSLAGNNAISLDSPAVTLSWLPDFHLLAWSDGVEVNSYDATTGERTFFTRQSDLITSLAWHPSGSAVLVGTSTHITAIDKEAFNNRVSTLLLDSKSALLDMWLDKAGKNLYIIRNRDGFPTLERRRLVQ